A region from the Acanthopagrus latus isolate v.2019 chromosome 8, fAcaLat1.1, whole genome shotgun sequence genome encodes:
- the LOC119023820 gene encoding uncharacterized protein LOC119023820 isoform X1, translating to MAEQKKLPIPALPQTAYTTKQGKRRKTLEEKREAKRAASRRRQESCRTRVYIGAAFDRWKNLKDSKGLKSDAELALLLLDSYERGCPAPTHGQRLPSRGSRSAPDRDQAQTADVQPLNGNSPAEETGLYQVEVSVDWDDDTWEAETHEGVPLTSSEEDLTLEVNSEDDEDSDEEYVHPVCVRPAGALNTELCLRDRGDDSGSGPDPAADVHVET from the exons ATGGCGGAGCAGAAGAAGCTGCCGATCCCGGCCCTGCCTCAGACGGCCTACACCACCAAGCAGGGCAAGAGGAGGAAAactctggaggagaagagagaagcgAAGCGAGCCGCCtccaggaggaggcaggagtcCTGCAGGACCCGCGTTTACATCGGAGCAGCTTTCGACCGCTGGAAGAACCTGAAGGACTCGAAGGGTCTGAAGAGCGACGCGGAGCtcgcgctgctgctgctggacag CTATGAGAGAGGCTGCCCGGCACCGACCCACGGACAGAGACTCCCGTCCCGCGGGAGCAGGAGCGCACCTGACag GGATCAGGCTCAGACAGCAGATGTGCAGCCGCTGAACGGAAACAGCCCTGCGGAGGAAACTGGACTGTaccaggtggaggtgag CGTGGACTGGGACGATGACACCTGGGAGGCGGAGACCCATGAAGGTGTGCCTCTGACGTCATCTGAGGAAGACCTAACGCTGGAGGTGAACAGTGAGGATGACGAGGACAGTGATGAAGAGTATGTGCACCCTGTCTGTGTTAG GCCTGCTGGTGCCCTGAACACAGAACTCTGCCTCCGTGACAGAGGAGACGACAGCGGCTCTGGTCCAGATCCAGCTGCTGACGTCCATGTAGAGACGTGA
- the LOC119023820 gene encoding uncharacterized protein LOC119023820 isoform X2 — translation MAEQKKLPIPALPQTAYTTKQGKRRKTLEEKREAKRAASRRRQESCRTRVYIGAAFDRWKNLKDSKGLKSDAELALLLLDSYERGCPAPTHGQRLPSRGSRSAPDRDQAQTADVQPLNGNSPAEETGLYQVEVSVDWDDDTWEAETHEGVPLTSSEEDLTLEVNSEDDEDSDEEPAGALNTELCLRDRGDDSGSGPDPAADVHVET, via the exons ATGGCGGAGCAGAAGAAGCTGCCGATCCCGGCCCTGCCTCAGACGGCCTACACCACCAAGCAGGGCAAGAGGAGGAAAactctggaggagaagagagaagcgAAGCGAGCCGCCtccaggaggaggcaggagtcCTGCAGGACCCGCGTTTACATCGGAGCAGCTTTCGACCGCTGGAAGAACCTGAAGGACTCGAAGGGTCTGAAGAGCGACGCGGAGCtcgcgctgctgctgctggacag CTATGAGAGAGGCTGCCCGGCACCGACCCACGGACAGAGACTCCCGTCCCGCGGGAGCAGGAGCGCACCTGACag GGATCAGGCTCAGACAGCAGATGTGCAGCCGCTGAACGGAAACAGCCCTGCGGAGGAAACTGGACTGTaccaggtggaggtgag CGTGGACTGGGACGATGACACCTGGGAGGCGGAGACCCATGAAGGTGTGCCTCTGACGTCATCTGAGGAAGACCTAACGCTGGAGGTGAACAGTGAGGATGACGAGGACAGTGATGAAGA GCCTGCTGGTGCCCTGAACACAGAACTCTGCCTCCGTGACAGAGGAGACGACAGCGGCTCTGGTCCAGATCCAGCTGCTGACGTCCATGTAGAGACGTGA
- the LOC119023820 gene encoding uncharacterized protein LOC119023820 isoform X3, producing the protein MAEQKKLPIPALPQTAYTTKQGKRRKTLEEKREAKRAASRRRQESCRTRVYIGAAFDRWKNLKDSKGLKSDAELALLLLDSYERGCPAPTHGQRLPSRGSRSAPDRDQAQTADVQPLNGNSPAEETGLYQVEVSVDWDDDTWEAETHEGVPLTSSEEDLTLEVNSEDDEDSDEEYVHPVCVR; encoded by the exons ATGGCGGAGCAGAAGAAGCTGCCGATCCCGGCCCTGCCTCAGACGGCCTACACCACCAAGCAGGGCAAGAGGAGGAAAactctggaggagaagagagaagcgAAGCGAGCCGCCtccaggaggaggcaggagtcCTGCAGGACCCGCGTTTACATCGGAGCAGCTTTCGACCGCTGGAAGAACCTGAAGGACTCGAAGGGTCTGAAGAGCGACGCGGAGCtcgcgctgctgctgctggacag CTATGAGAGAGGCTGCCCGGCACCGACCCACGGACAGAGACTCCCGTCCCGCGGGAGCAGGAGCGCACCTGACag GGATCAGGCTCAGACAGCAGATGTGCAGCCGCTGAACGGAAACAGCCCTGCGGAGGAAACTGGACTGTaccaggtggaggtgag CGTGGACTGGGACGATGACACCTGGGAGGCGGAGACCCATGAAGGTGTGCCTCTGACGTCATCTGAGGAAGACCTAACGCTGGAGGTGAACAGTGAGGATGACGAGGACAGTGATGAAGAGTATGTGCACCCTGTCTGTGTTAG GTGA